In Verrucomicrobiota bacterium, the genomic window TCCTCCGCGCTGGACTCGCTTGGGGACCCCGGGTTCGGCAGGATCATAGGAGGAGTCGGGACCCTTCGGATTGCTGGTCACGGCATTCTTTGCGTCCATGGCATAGGTGTCTGGACGGTACCAGTCGCTGCACCACTGCCAGACATTACCCGCCATGTCGTAGAGACCATATCCGTTCGGCGGGAACGATTTCACTGGCGAGATGCCAGCAAAGCCATCCTCGCCCGTGTCTTTGACGGGAAAGACTCCCTGATAAATGTTGGCCATGAATTTTCCACCTGGCTTGAACTCGTCCCCCCAAACATACAACTTGCCGGACGCCCCTCCGCGTTGCGCGAATTCCCACTCGGCCTCGGTCGGAAGTCGCTTTCCCGCCCACTTGGCATAGGCCTCGGCATCCGAGTACGCGATTTGGACAACAGGATCGTTTCCGTGGCCCTTGATGCTGGTGCTGGGACCGCCGGGATGCCTCCAGTTGGCTCCCTTCACATAACTCCACCACCTCAAGTGATCATCCAAGGGAACGGGTTCCTTGGTTGGCTTGAACACAACTGATCCTGCGACAAGGTTCTCGGACGGTGCGGTCGGAAACTCCTCCTTTGTCGGGACCCGTTCGGCAACGGTCACATAACCCGTGGCCTTCACGAATTTCTCAAAGTCGTCGTTGGTGACATCCGTGGCATCCATCCAGAATCCGTCGACAGAGACGCGGTGCACCGGTTGGGCATCTGCAACCGTCACCTCCGTGGAGACCCCGCAGCAGGATTGACCGGATGCCTTGCCCGTGCTTCCCATCGAGAATTCCCCCCCTGGAATCCATACCATTCCTCGGGGAGCCGGCTCAGGGGTCTTGGATTTGTTTTTGATCGTCGGGGCAAAGGAGTTGGTCTCCCTTCCCCACAAGGGCACCTGCGCGAGAGCCACTAGCAGGAGTGCCCAGGGCAGGGTGTGGCTCAGCAATCGCAAGCTCCCGGACAAGTGTCAGTTTTCCTTGGGAGCCTCGCCTAGCGATTCGAGAACCTTATCCAGGTTGAAACTGCCGGGCTTCTGCCTGGGAGGGAATTCCCTGAAGGTCTGCAGGAATTTTCCGATCATGGCCTGTGCGGGAATCAGGACGAAGGCGTGATCCACGCGCCAGCGGTCATAATCGCTCGCCTCGTGGTCGGCACGCTCGAAGGGGTCCATTCTGAGATTGAAGAGTTTCGGGAAGCGGAGGGGAACTAGTGGATCCTGCCAGACCTCTAGCCCGTGAGAGCGTTGCTCGGCAAAGACCAGCTTCCAGGGACCGTATCGAAAATTCATGAGCTGCCCATCATCGCTGAAGTAGAAGAAGTCCTTTCGCGGCCACACGGCATCCCCCTTCAGCGCAGGCATCAGATTGTACCCGTCGAGATGAACCTTGTAGGTCTCATCTCCGACTTTCTTACCCTTGAGAAGTTCGTCGGCGACATTGGGGTTTCCGACTGCCGCAAGGAGGGTCGGTAGCATGTCCTCATGCGAGCCGATGTCATTGATGACCGTCCCGGGCTTGATGACCCCGGGCCAGCGGATGACGCAGGGGACGCGGAAACCACCCTCCCAATTGGAGTTTTTCTCGTTCCGAAACGGGGTCGTACCGCCATCGGGCCAGGAGAAGCACTCCGCCCCGTTGTCCGAGGAGTAGATGACGATGGTGTTGTCAGCGATGCCGAGTTCCTCGAGCTTTTTCAGCAATTCGCCCACCTGCGCGTCATGCTCGACCATCCCGTCGGCAAACACCCCCAGACCAGTGACGCCCTGAGACGAAGGCTTAAGGTGGGTCCAGATGTGCATCCGGGTGG contains:
- a CDS encoding arylsulfatase — protein: MKKLSPTLLVLLTAIMLAFTSSKAAPAEKKQPNILIIWGDDIGYYNPSCYNRGMMGYQTPNIDRIAKEGALCTDWYGQQSCTAGRAAFITGQSPYRTGLLKVGLPGAKEGLSKKDPTIAELLKPQGYVTGQFGKNHLGDLDEHLPSNHGFDEFLGSLYHLNAQQEPEHPDYPKDPAFLKKFGPRGVIHSRAGGSIEDTGPLTTKRMETIDDEVTKGALGFMDNAVKDKKPFFLWWNSTRMHIWTHLKPSSQGVTGLGVFADGMVEHDAQVGELLKKLEELGIADNTIVIYSSDNGAECFSWPDGGTTPFRNEKNSNWEGGFRVPCVIRWPGVIKPGTVINDIGSHEDMLPTLLAAVGNPNVADELLKGKKVGDETYKVHLDGYNLMPALKGDAVWPRKDFFYFSDDGQLMNFRYGPWKLVFAEQRSHGLEVWQDPLVPLRFPKLFNLRMDPFERADHEASDYDRWRVDHAFVLIPAQAMIGKFLQTFREFPPRQKPGSFNLDKVLESLGEAPKEN
- a CDS encoding formylglycine-generating enzyme family protein — translated: MVWIPGGEFSMGSTGKASGQSCCGVSTEVTVADAQPVHRVSVDGFWMDATDVTNDDFEKFVKATGYVTVAERVPTKEEFPTAPSENLVAGSVVFKPTKEPVPLDDHLRWWSYVKGANWRHPGGPSTSIKGHGNDPVVQIAYSDAEAYAKWAGKRLPTEAEWEFAQRGGASGKLYVWGDEFKPGGKFMANIYQGVFPVKDTGEDGFAGISPVKSFPPNGYGLYDMAGNVWQWCSDWYRPDTYAMDAKNAVTSNPKGPDSSYDPAEPGVPKRVQRGGSFLCTDQYCTRYMTGTRGKGETDTGTNHTGFRCVMSRR